One genomic window of Primulina eburnea isolate SZY01 unplaced genomic scaffold, ASM2296580v1 ctg87_ERROPOS800000+, whole genome shotgun sequence includes the following:
- the LOC140822503 gene encoding bZIP transcription factor 17-like — MQSPHRVTCRGKMADLTVVTVDLPPTPALTAEFDSALSIPPVDATLFSQHQFIDSDCNLGEDLNDLEGLDFDFILDDFSLTPADFDDLIWDPSKSEETNSFKMEPELDPNFDRFDFGTNLAPYQGVFKSASSDLRHHSGDGDFSGDYGLHGSGVLNSGSPVLESNQISGYLNLSSPESDGSNRGISENSVGDVKEVNCTSPDTQGSGNRKSHVSEHSSDCSARSVSSSPNLKSNSVINVFVDHEIKSEDSSNYIAPGSLLKRKKESDDCYVESRIAKCTKSNSNDENDDNSGLSEEEEKRKARLMRNRESAQLSRQRKKHYVDELEDKVRMMHSTIQDLNAKISFFMADNVTLRKQMGSGGGVAAPPPQMPPPPPGMYSHPAMMYPWMPCAPPYMMKPQGSQLPLVPIPRLKPQQPAQSRKVSKKVESKKNEAQKSKKVAGVSFLGLILFIMLFGGLVPVLNVRYGGVRQALNGGENYVGDGYYEKHHWRLLVVNGTANGEKFSGRGDGRGDYSGTNSSFHCCQRGNGGGGEPNADEFARVGNGSERLVASLYVPRNDKLVKIDGNLIIHSVLASEKAVVSNTEVDGETGLAVPVGLVPAIPVPGVGRNGVRNPHLRALRPDIEDRENLKSTANDGSLHQWFREGLAGPMLSSGMCTEVFQFDVSPASVSGAIIPASTQKNISEEQARNSTHVNKGRNRRFLHDHPIPLPECHHNTSEEHRQRNSRKDNLDGNNSTSSMVVSVLVDPRETGGGDVDGVLGKNSISPIFVVVLIDSVKYVTYSCMLPFLGSASHLVTN, encoded by the exons ATGCAAAGTCCTCACAGAGTGACCTGCAGAGGAAAAATGGCTGACCTGACGGTGGTCACCGTGGATCTTCCGCCGACGCCTGCGTTAACCGCTGAATTTGATTCGGCGCTATCAATTCCACCCGTCGACGCAACATTATTTTCTCAACATCAATTCATCGACAGTGACTGCAATTTAGGCGAAGACCTTAACGATTTGGAAGGACTCGACTTCGATTTCATCCTTGACGATTTTAGTCTCACACCAGCTGATTTTGATGACCTCATTTGGGATCCCTCCAAATCAGAAGAGACCAATTCATTCAAAATGGAACCCGAATTGGACCCGAATTTCGATCGGTTCGATTTTGGCACGAATTTGGCTCCTTATCAAGGCGTTTTTAAATCAGCCTCTTCGGACTTGCGGCATCATTCTGGTGACGGAGATTTTTCGGGAGATTACGGCTTGCATGGATCCGGGGTTCTGAATTCCGGCTCGCCTGTTTTAGAGTCTAATCAGATTTCTGGCTATCTCAATCTGTCGTCTCCTGAATCGGATGGATCAAATCGAGGGATTTCAGAAAATAGTGTCGGAGACGTAAAGGAGGTGAATTGCACTTCGCCTGATACCCAGGGTTCGGGAAATCGCAAGTCTCATGTCTCAGAGCATTCCAGTGACTGTTCCGCTCGATCGGTGAGTTCCTCTCCGAATTTAAAGAGCAATTCCGTTATAAATGTTTTTGTTGATCATGAAATTAAATCAGAGGACTCGAGTAATTATATCGCTCCTGGTTCTTTGctgaaaaggaaaaaagaaagcGATGACTGTTATGTTGAGTCTAGGATTGCTAAATGTACGAAGTCTAACAGTAACGATGAGAACGATGATAATAGCGGGTTGAGTGAGGAGGAAGAGAAAAGGAAGGCTAGATTGATGAGGAATAGAGAGAGTGCACAATTATCGAGACAGAGGAAGAAACATTACGTCGATGAATTGGAGGATAAGGTGAGAATGATGCATTCAACAATTCAAGACTTGAATGCAAAAATCTCGTTTTTTATGGCTGACAATGTAACTCTTCGGAAACAAATGGGCAGTGGTGGTGGTGTGGCTGCCCCACCTCCCCAGATGCCACCTCCTCCTCCTGGAATGTACTCACACCCAGCCATGATGTATCCGTGGATGCCGTGTGCTCCACCTTATATGATGAAGCCACAAGGGTCGCAACTTCCTTTGGTGCCAATTCCAAGGTTGAAACCGCAACAGCCAGCTCAGTCACGGAAGGTGAGTAAGAAAGTGGAGAGTAAGAAAAATGAGGCGCAAAAAAGTAAGAAGGTTGCCGGTGTTAGTTTTCTAGgtttaattctttttataatGTTGTTTGGAGGCTTGGTTCCAGTCCTCAATGTGAGGTATGGAGGAGTTAGACAGGCACTCAACGGTGGAGAAAATTATGTTGGTGATGGATATTACGAGAAACATCACTGGAGGCTGCTGGTGGTCAATGGGACTGCAAATGGCGAAAAATTTAGCGGCAGGGGAGATGGTAGGGGAGATTATAGTGGTACTAATAGTAGTTTCCATTGTTGTCAAAGAGGTAATGGTGGTGGAGGTGAGCCAAATGCTGATGAGTTTGCTCGTGTTGGCAATGGGAGTGAACGTCTTGTCGCCTCGTTGTATGTTCCCAGAAATGATAAGCTTGTGAAGATAGATGGAAATTTGATCATTCATTCGGTTTTGGCAAGCGAGAAAGCCGTAGTATCTAACACAGAGGTTGATGGAGAGACTGGTTTGGCAGTTCCTGTAGGTTTGGTTCCTGCTATTCCTGTTCCTGGTGTGGGAAGGAACGGTGTCAGGAATCCCCACCTCAGGGCCCTCCGTCCCGATATAGAAGACAGGGAAAACTTGAAATCGACAGCAAATGATGGCAGTCTTCATCAATGGTTTCGTGAAGGCCTTGCTG GGCCGATGTTGAGCTCCGGGATGTGCACTGAAGTATTCCAGTTTGACGTATCACCAGCCTCTGTTTCAGGAGCCATAATTCCAGCCTCCACTCAAAAAAACATTTCTGAAGAGCAGGCTCGAAATTCTACACATGTCAACAAGGGAAGAAACCGAAGGTTCCTTCACGATCACCCTATTCCCCTACCTGAATGCCATCATAATACTTCGGAAGAACATAGACAAAGAAATTCACGGAAAGATAATTTGGATGGTAATAACTCAACATCTTCAATGGTGGtttcggtgctggtggatccaAGAGAAACAGGTGGTGGTGACGTTGATGGTGTTTTGGGAAAGAACTCCATCTCAccaatatttgttgttgtgttgATTGATAGTGTCAAGTACGTAACATACTCATGCATGCTTCCATTTCTGGGATCTGCGTCTCATCTAGTTACTAACTGA